Proteins encoded within one genomic window of Pongo pygmaeus isolate AG05252 chromosome 6, NHGRI_mPonPyg2-v2.0_pri, whole genome shotgun sequence:
- the LOC134737529 gene encoding proline-rich protein 36-like — protein sequence MKSASPGPCLASGGLCGRSTSSSGPLQGQLLPPVGAQPFFQPKLCRHAFCLPVACADAALTEEQPLQAPLLPPRGLSRPSLDLAVAPPGPPLASPWPPRARLLPFGGLCRPSSYLPVASVGQAPASTAAFPGLAFAPLHPRQALNLLQLASPGPALPPGGLCRPKLSSSGPLQGRLLPPAGLCGPKSSSSRPPPAQLLPLGGLFRCTTSSSRPLQAQLLLPRSGLFRPIPAHTSPRPSQAPRLTFGGPFRPRARPPVGLSRPTSCLPTASLGPARLSRRPFRARFVPFGGLSRPSTSSSRPLPTQLQPHGVLSRPSSSSRLRLRARLLPHSHRLGLSSWPAPGGLCCPKTSSSHALPAQLRPPRWPLWAQLLALRRRLWAPRLSPVGSSRPSLGLPAAPADPTRREVGLPGPRSGLPAASAGTARPRVGPSRASSCLPSASRGPAPASLMAAPPGPALSRPPGWADRPNSCLPRKANKLFGLGSCPAPASLCGPSPFSSRSSASPPSASWWPAQMQP from the exons ATGAAGTCGGCCTCCCCGGGCCCATGTCTGGCCTCCGGCGGCCTCTGCGGGCGCAGCACGTCCTCGAGTGGGCCCCTCCagggccagctcctgcctcccgtcGGC GCCCAGCCCTTTTTCCAGCCGAAGCTCTGCAGGCACGCCTTCTGCCTCCCGGTGGCCTGCGCAGACGCAGCCCTGACTGAAGAACAGCCCCTCCAGGCCCCGCTCCTccctcccaggggcctctcccggcccagcctCGACCTCGCAGTGgcccctccaggcccacctcttGCCTCACCGTGGCCTCCTCGGGCCAGACTCCTGCCCttcggcggcctctgcaggccaaGCTCCTACCTCCCCGTGGCCTCCGTAGGCCAAGCTCCTGCCTCCACGGCAGCCTTTCCAGGCCTGGCGTTTGCTCCTTTGCATCCTCGCCAGGCCCTGAACTTGCTCCAGttggcctctccgggcccagctcttcctcccggcggcctctgcaggcccaagtTGTCCTCAAGTGGGCCTCTCCAGGGCCGGCTCCTGCCTCCCGCCGGCCTCTGCGGGCCCAAGTCATCCTCCAGTCGGCCACCCCCGGCCCAGCTCTTGCCTCTTGGCGGCCTCTTCAGGTGCACaacttcctccagtcggcctctccaggcccagctcctcctgcctcgCAGTGGCCTCTTTAGGCCCATCCCGGCTCACACCTCCCCGCGGCCCTCCCAGGCCCCGCGTTTGACTTTTGGCGGCCCCTTCAGGCCCAGAGCTCGACCTCCGGTCGGCCTGTCCaggcccacctcctgcctcccgaCGGCCTCTTTAGGCCCAGCTCGCTTGTCACGACGGCCTTTCCGGGCCCGGTTTGTCCCctttggcggcctctccaggcccagcaccTCCTCAAGTCGGCCTCTCCCGACCCAGCTCCAGCCTCACGGcgtcctctccaggcccagctcttcctcccggcTGCGTCTACGGGCCCGGCTCCTGCCTCACAGCCACCGCTTGGGACTCAGCTCCTGGCCAGCTCCTGGCGGCCTTTGTTGCCCCAAAACTTCCTCAAGCCACGCTCTCCCGGCCCAGCTCAGGCCTCCACGGTGGCCTCTCTGGGCTCAGCTCCTCGCCCTCCGACGGCGTCTCTGGGCCCCCAGACTTTCTCCAGTGGGCTCCTCTCggcccagcttgggcctcccGGCGGCCCCTGCGGACCCAACTCGTCGTGAAGTCGGCCTCCCCGGGCCCAGGTCCGGCCTTCCGGCGGCCTCTGCGGGCACAGCACGTCCTCGAGTGGGCCCCTCCagggccagctcctgcctcccgtcGGCCTCTagaggcccagcccctgcctccctcaTGGCGGCCCCTCCAGGCCCGGCTCTTTCTCGTCCTCCTGGCTGGGCCGAcaggcccaactcctgcctcccAAGAAAAGCAAACAAGCTCTTCGGGCTCGGCTCCTGCCCGGCTCCCGCCAGCCTTTGTGGGCCCAGCCCTTTCTCTAGCCGAAGCTCTGCAAGCCCGCCTTCTGCCTCCTGGTGGCCTGCGCAGATGCAACCCTGA